AGATCCTCTTTTCATCAATACCAGAGTTCAATAGTTCGCGGACACTGTGATAGACCATAACAGTCTTACCGACGCGCCTGGGTCCCATCAAGACAATCGCTCGACGAACACTCACATCCAAAATTTTCTGATAAAAAGGCTCAAAATATTTTCGTCGAGGGGTATTCTCATAAGCAATTTTCCCCTTTTCACCTTGCTCCCACCAAGGGTTATCAAATTCAAGGCGCGATAAGATATCCTTTTTCGCAATTTCCAGCATGGAGATATAAGATTAGTCGGTTGACCTTAGTTTAGCCGAAAAATAATATTAAGGTCAATTGATTAATCTTAGTTCTCTAGTTTTTATATGAACAGCCGGTAAGCGTAAAACTCAGCGGCTTTAGCCCTGAGATGTCAGTAACCCAGCCCTAAAGGGACTGAGCTTGCAAGAGAAATCAAACAAGCTGTACTGGACCACCTAGAAATAGGTAGCCGTTATTTGAGTCACGACACCCACCGAATGCGTTCGCGCCAGCGTGCCGTCAGGCATAGCTAGTTCCCTGCTCTGTCATTTGCAATTAAACAGTTTTAAGGTCACTGAAACAGTGTTGCAAGTATAACAAGCTCTTATAACGCAGTCGTTGCTAACATCACCCCAGAAATGGGAGTTGGTTTTTCAGGTTTCCAATCAAAAAACCTGACTAAAATTTAAGATGCTTTGGAAGCTGTTATAGAAATGTATGAAGATTTAGGTAAACAACTTCCTCATAACCTACAATCTGTAGACCAAAATTCACCAGCTTTGATAGAAACAATTATATCCGTCAGATGAACTATAGAGAAGTTACTAAAAAATTATCTAGGCTGGGATGTGTCATGTACAACAGCTTAATCTGTTTGAATAAAGTACGATAGCGAAGCGCAACCTAGAAATCACATATCTTATAGCTTAGGTTATCGTACTTTAGGTATTGAATGCTATAATTAAACAAATGTAATTTATTTTTCCTATCAAAATATGGAAACAATTGCAATTCAAGTTGATACTGAAGTTGCCAAAGCTTATCAAAAAGCAGAACCGCAAAAACAGCAAAAAATTCAGAGTATTGTTAACGATTTTCTCAAATCAATTATTCAAGATAAATCCCTAGATGATATTATTCAAGAAATGCAAGAACAAGCTCAAGATAGAGGATTAACTCAAGAAATTTTAGATGAGATTCTTCAGAATGGATAAAATGCGGTTTGTTATTGATACAAACATTTTAGTTAGTGCCATTTTGATTAAATCATCTGTTCCAGATGTAGCATTCAAAAAAGCCAAAAGCTTAGGAATAATTTTATTTTCAGATGCGATTTTTCAAGAATTGCAAGAAATTCTCAATCGCTCAAAATTTGATAAATATATTTCTATGAGTATTCGTACTCAATTCTTAGCTAAATTCAAACTTGAATCAGAAGAAATTGAAATAGTCCAGATTATCAAAGAGTGTAGAGATCCAAAAGATGACAAATTTCTTGAAGTTGCTATTAATGGTAATGCAACTCATATTATTACAGGAGACAAAGATTTATTAGAACTTCATCCCTTTCGAGGAGTTGATATTATTACCGCCACGCAATTTTTAGGAAGTTTTTCAGATTTATAATAAAATACGATGGTGAAGGTTCATAATTAGGTGTTACCAACAAACCAGAAGCTATTATTAAGATATAATTGTTTTTGATCATCTCCCTACTGGAAAACTTGAACTTCAACCCATGAAAATAAAAGTCATTATTCACAAAGAAGAAGCAGGTTATTGGGCAGAAGTTCCTGCTATTCCTGGTTGTGCTACCCAGGGAGATACTTTTAAAGAATTACTACAAAATATATATGAAGCCGTTGAAGGTTGCCTACTCGTTGATGTTGTTCCCACCTAACCCACCCTACATAATTACAGAAATAGATTTAAAAATTCATCTATTGTAATTATTTGTACGCTTTCAAATAACTTTAAAACAAGTAAATCCTGATCGCCAGTAATAATATAATCTGCTTTTCCATTCAACGCTAAAGCCAATATTTTATCATCTTTTGGATCACGACAAATATTAATAATTTCTCCGACTTCTACAAATTCAACTGTTTTGAGAAAGTTACTCAGAAAAAATCGTCGTTCTATGGTCGTAACATATTTATCAAATTTAGGTCGAAATAAAACTTCTTCTATTTCCAATAAAACAGAAGATGACATTAAAATCTTTCCTATGTCTTGTGCTTTATCTAAAGCTTGACGCGCTTTGCTTGTTTTGGAAAGAACGGCACTCACGAGAATATTTGTATCTAAAACTAAATATTGTTTACGGTTCATTAATTATTGCTTCTAAAATTTCTGGTGTTAAGCCTCTAGCAGTTGCTCTATCGCTAATTTCGTCCATAATTTTCCTTAAAAAATCAATGTCATTTTCTTTTTCTTTTTTAAGTAAAAGGCTAACAATTTGCTGAATCTGTTCACGTTCTTCTAAGGAAGCAAATTGATAAGCTTCAGCAATTTCGGGGGTAACTTCAAAAGTGATGGTCTGCATAGTTATGCAATTTTAAAATGTTATGGGACAGTTTGATTATATCAAAATGTCTGGCTAAGTGCTATACCGTTTTTTAACGTCTTCCCAACTAGAACCATTTGTAGGATTTTTTTCGTAATTTTCTAACCGTCGCTCTAATTCTTGTTGTTGTGCTGAACTCAAGGGAAGTTCTTCTTGCTGTTCTAAGATGCTGTCCCATAAATCTTCAGCAAGTTGGATACGTTCTGCAATGCTGAGTTCAGAAATATCAAATTTCAAGAGGGGATGGAGACTCATGAGTAGAGAGTGAGGTGTGAGATTTTATCTATTTTATAACATTGGGGGGTTTGAAAGTTGTGGGAAAATTTCTGGATATCAGTGAGGGATATACTAAAAATGGTATATTGATGTATAATCACATCTTGCGTAAATCCTATTCTAAAAAAATAAGCATAATATGAGAAAAACTGTTTTTTTTAACATTGGATGGATGAAACATTATCAAGGTATTACTACTGAAGATGATATTGAGGGTGGAGGAGAGTTTATTAATGACAATAAATATGGACATGAAATTTTTAATTTTCAGGCTTTTAATGATTATATGTATGGTTACGTTCAGCCTGGTGGAACTGGTAACTATTTAGAGAGAAAAATAAACATTGATAGATTAGATACAGCAAAACAAAATTTAGTTCATGATGTTATATGTGTTTGGGTAGCATCAAATCCAGATAAAAATGGTACTTGGGTTATAGGTTGGTATGAAAATTCAACTGTTTATCGGAATTATCAGCAAGCACCACCTAATTCTAATAGAATTTTTAAAGATACCCATTTAGGTTATCGGGTTACAGCAAAAGTAAAAGATTGTGTATGTTTACCTATTGAGAAAAGAAATTTACAAGTTCCAAGATCGCAACAAATAAAGGGTGGTATAGGACAATCAAATATTTGGTATGCTGATAGTGAAGAAAAAGATATTATAGAGTTTCGCCAAAAAGTAGAGAATTTTATCCAAGAGTATCGAAATTCAGATAGCATAAAACTAATAAATATTCGGCAAGAACTTGATCAAGATTTTTTCAATACAAATATTATCAATTTAGAAGATGCAAGAAAACGAGTTTTAAGATCAATAGTTTGTCGTCAAGGACAATCTCAATTCCGTCAGAAACTTCTCACAGCATACAAAGGTAGATGTGCTATTTCTGGTTCTGATGTAGAACCTGCTTTAGAAGCAGCACACATTATTCCCTATCTTGGATTACATAGTAATATTACTTCTAATGGATTATTGCTTAGAGCAGATATTCATACTTTATTTGATCTCAATCTCATTACTATTCATCCAGAGACTATGAAAGTTTTAGTTGCACCTAAATTAATGAAAACGCAATGTCGGGCATTTTATCAAAAAACAATTACACTTCCTGAGAATGAAGCCGATAGACCTGATAAAAAGGCAATAGAAAAACATTATACAGAGTGCGATCACCTGTGGCAGTTCTGAAAGCGATCTCTATCCTTAATACTGTTTTTTAAAATTACAAACCTCTTTGTACAATCTCTCGAATTTCTCTAACAAACTCAGCAGGAGTTTGGATAATTAATCCACTCTCAATACCAACTTCCGCAGTAAAATCTTTAGTATTCAAGCTTAATAAACGATCAACTTTTGCCAACACAGCAGCAGCTAAAATAGGCGCGTCTTTAGCTTCAATAATCCTAACCCAACGATTACTTTCTTCTAGAGTTGGATCAGGTTCAATTTCTGGATTAATAGCTGCTATTAACTGCGAGAAAATTGGTAAAGCATCAGGTAATTTTTTCCTGATATTTCGTTCACACTCTAATAAAACTTGCTCTGATATCACTAACTGAAACAAACCAATTTCCGCCATTGTTAACACAGCGCGACTAGCTCCTGTACGAGAAGCAGCACCAGCAATGAGAATGCTAGAATCAGCAAAAACCTTACGCATTGTGATCTTTCTCTTGCCAAATTGCTGCCCTTTCTGCTGCCAAACCCTGGAGTAAATCACCTAGTTCTAAACCTGCATCTTCCATCATTGCTGTAATTTTGTCGGCAATTTGTGGAACTTGCGGCTGTTTTGGAGTAAGTAAAACAACATTACCAATTTGCAATAATGTCAACGTATCACCTGTAACTAAGCTAAAATGCACCTTTAAATCTTCTGGAATAGTAATTTTTCCCTCATTTTCTATGCGAATAGGGAAAGCTTTAATTTCCATATTTTCTGATATATAAGTCATACTTAGTCGTTTATATGGGTTTTTGTAGGGACATTTTCACCAAACATCCCTAAATCTATTGTAAATGTTGCTGTACCGGAGCGCCTTGTAATCGCTAAAAATTCGATATCATTAAAACCGAAAATAAAACCAAAGTTTCGTAACTTAGGAGATATTGACTAAAACCTTATTTTCTTCTTTGCGTCTTTGCTCCTTAGCGACTTTGCGCGAAACAATATTTAATATTCTAGGTAAATATGAATAATTTGATTAATGCTGGGTGAGATAACCCACCCTGCAAAGTATTTAATCCTTACTGTCGCGCCATAATAGTCCGCATTTCAGCTTCCCGATCTTGAATCAAATCGCCACTGACATCAACCATCACACTATAAATCTTCCCCGTAAACTTAAAAGGCGGCTCATAATCCGGTGTTACAGGCGCACCAGGGGCAATTCCACAGGTGACACCACTAGTCAAACCTAATGCTAAAGGAGTAGTTACAGGCACATCAATCTGCCCGACCAATCTCTCATCAATATACAATTGGGCGCGTCCTGGTGATCCTTTCCCCTTGGCTAAATCTGGTTGACCCGTGACCTTAAACTCAAAGCGCAACTGGTGACGACCTGCCGGCACAGATGACCCAGATTCAACATGATAGAGCGATCGCCCCACATAATTATGAACCCAGTGCAGTTTACCACTTTGGACATAGAAAGAATAGCCACTATCATTACCCCCATGAGCCAGTAATATCCCTTCAGCACCACCTGGGGGAATCTCCACATCAGCCGTAATACTGTGGGGACGATTTAACACCCTCACCGCACTACCGGCTGGAATCGCTTGAGTATCAGGATAGTAAACATAGCGGCTACGATTGACAGCAATTTGCGGGCGTTCTTCCGCGAATCGTTGCACGCCACGTCCATCCACAGGCAACACATTATACTTGCCAGCCTCAATATACCAAGTGGCAATCATCTCAATTAACTTAGGACGATTATCAGCCGCAATATTGTGATTTTCCGCAAAATCTGAAGCGACGTGATACAGTTCCCAATGATGAGTATCCAAATCTGTCAGAGTTTCCGCCGAAATCGCCTCACCAAAAAATTGCCCCGCTTCTGTAAATGAGGGACCCGGCCAAGGACAAACCGCCCGCCAACCATCATAGTAAAGAGAACGATGTCCCATCATCTCAAAATACTGAGTCAGATGCTTAGTAGGTGCGGTACTATGATTAAAAGTATGGGCAAAACTGACACCTTCAATGGCAGATTGAGTCACACCCTTAATCGTTGTGGGTGGTTCAATTTCCAGTAATTCCAGCACCGTCGGCATAAGGTCAATAGCATGAGCATACTGAGTCCGAATTTCGCCTCTTGCTTCAATACCTTGACTCCAATGCACAATTAAAGGATCGCTGATTCCCCCTCGATAGGTTTCCCGTTTCCACCGCCGGAAAGGCGTATTCCCTGCCCAAGTCCAGCCCCAAGCATAATGGTTAAAGGTTTCTGCACTGCCTAATTTATCCAAGGCTTTGAGATTTTCCTCTAGGGATTCTGGCACATTGTTAAAAAACAGGTTCTCATTCACTGAACCAGTTGGTCCCCCTTCCGAACTTGCGCCATTGTCCGAGATCACCATAATGACAGTATTCTCGAATTCACCGATAGATTTAAGGAAATCGAGTAAACGACCGATATGGTAGTCAGTATGGGTTAAAAAACCAGCATATACTTCCATCATCCGAGCATAAAGCCGTTTTTCGGCCGCAGGGAGAGTATCCCAGTGCGGGACATCGGGATCATGACGAGAAAGTTCGGCATCTGCGGGAACAATCCCCATTTCTTGCTGACGGGCAAAAACCTTTTTTCTGTAAGCTTCCCAACCATCATCAAATTGTCCAGCATAGGCATCAGCCCATTCTTTGGGGACATGATGGGGGGCGTGCATTGCCCCTGGACAGAAATACATGAAAAAGGGTTTATCTGGGGCAATCTGCTTGGCATCAGCGATAAAGCTAATAGCCTTGTCTGCTAAATCTTCGGTTAAATGGTAGCCTTCTGCGGGGGTCTTTTCTGGCTTAACGGTGTGGTTGTCATAAACCAAATCTGGATAATATTGGTGAGTTTCTCCGCCTAGAAAGCCATAAAAACGCTCAAAACCGCGACCGAGAGGCCAGCGATCATAGGGTCCTGCGGCTGAAAGTTGGTCTGAGGGGGTTAAATGCCATTTTCCTAATGAGTATGTGTTATAACCCTTCTGGAGTAATATCTCTGAGAGAAATCCATTTTCAAAGGGAATATTCCCATTACCACCGGGATAACCCGTAGACCCTTCTGTAATGCAGGACATGGCGTTAGAATGGTGATTGCGCCCAGTCAGCAGACAAGAACGGGTGGGAGAACACAGTGCCGTTGTGTGTAGATTATTGTAGCGCAATCCATTGGCGGCTAGTGTGTCTAGGTTGGGGGTTTTGATGGGACTTCCGTAACTTCCAAATTGTCCAAAACCTGTATCATCGAAAACGATAAATAGGACGTTTGGTGTATTTTCTTTTGCCCGCAATGGTTCTGGCCAAGCTGGACTGGATTTATCAACTGTCCGGCCGATGACTCCGGGGAAGGTGGTTCCGAGTTTGTATTCATGCAGAGACATAAATCTGACCTCTTGAGAATATTTAATTTTTAACAAAAAGCTCGAAATTCTATATCCTCTTTAGGAGGGGGTAATTTATAAATTTATGGACTGAATTACCATACCGAGAAAACTAATTAAGGGACTTCCAGTAAATAAATTATCCCATCCCAATAAATAAATATAATGAACAAACGAACCACAGAGGCACAGAGAACACAGAGAGAGAAGAAATAGAGAGGGTTTTTGGCAAAAAGGGCTATTTAGTTATGAAAAACATCACTCAATTAACTCAGCTAGAATTTGTTTTACTAAAATTAGTTGACAAAGGAAAAGGTCAATGGAGTTGGTATGAATTAGCAAATGCACTTTCCCGTCAAGATGTTCCCAGAGAACCTGATATGATGGAAGTTTTAAAAAATCTTGCCCATCGGGGGTTAGTCAACCGTTATGTAGAAAAAGATTCACCACGCGATCGCTGGGAATTAACGTTAGAAGGAATTGTCGTTTTAGAGGCTATGAACCTGTAATCATTTGTACTCCTGAAGAACACTTTGCAAAAGTTCTGGTGATTTGAGACGATATCCTAGACCGTGCATAGTTTCAATAAAATCTTCTGGTGCGCCAACTGCTTTGAGTTTTTGACGGACACTTCTGAGATGAACTTTAATAGTATGTTCGTCGGGAGATGTTTCGCTTGTCCACAGATTTTCAATAATCACGCTGCGACTGATAACTCGCCGACCATTTCTTAATAGTAATTCTAAAAGACTGTATTCTTTTGGTGTTAAATGGAGGAAATTATTTTTATAACTGACTTCGTAGGTACTAGGGTTAAGTTGTAAATCTCCCCATTGTAATATAGGCGTGGAGCTTGTGTTACCTCGACGCAATAAAGCCCGAATCCGCGCAAATAATTCACCTAAATCAACGGGTTTAATGATGTAGTCATCTGCTCCAGCATCTAAGCCATTAATCTTGTTACTAATTGTATCACAAGCCGTGATCATCAAAATCGGCATTTGATGACCATGAGACCGCACCCGATGACATAAAGTAATACCATCAATTTCTGGTAGCATCACATCCAAGAGCAGCAGATCATAGTTTATGGCTTTGGTACAATCCCAAGCAACTTCTCCGTCGGCAGCAATATCAACAACATAGAGTTGGTCGCTTAGTGCCTCTGCTAAAGTTTCTGCTAGACGAATATCGTCTTCAACTAAAAGAATCCTCATTAGCTGTAGATGAATAGAAATTGAAAGTTGCAACTTAGTAATTAATCTATAGGAAAATGGCTATATCCACATCCCACTAAATGAATAGAAGTCGAAACTTAGTAATCACTTTACAGGAAAATGGCTATATCCATATCGGGGAGAAATTAGGGCATTTTCGCCATAAAAACCGCAAAAAATCTAATTTTACCGACCATAAACACATAATACTTCTTCTAAATCTGCAATACTTCTTTACAAACTCGATTGCGAATTGTAACGATTTCTATTTTTCTACTAATCTTTCCGATTTATTTACTATTTCCTTACCTATTTATTTACACCTGACCCATTAATCTTGTGAACATAAGGCAGGGGAAAGAAACACCACCGCCGCCACAACCCAGGCAAAACCTGACAGTTTAGGAGAAATTGAAGATGCTTGATGCTTTTTCTAGAGTAGTTGAACAAAGCGATCGCCAAGGTGCATATTTGACCGATGATCAAATTAATGCTCTTTCCGCTATAGTTGCAGATGGCAACAAACGCTTAGATGTTGTTAACCGTTTGACCAGCAACGCTTCCGCAATCACAGCTAATGCTTATCGCGCATTAGTAGCTGAACAACCCAACGTATTTGGTCCTGGCGGCGCTTGTTTCCACCACCGTAACCAAGCAGCTTGTATTCGTGATTTAGGCTTCATTTTACGTTATGTTACCTATTCCGTAGCGACTGGAGATGCCAGCACTATGGATGATCGTTGTTTGAACGGTTTGCGCGAAACCTATCAAGCATTAGGAACACCTGGCGCTACAGTTGCTTCCGGGATTGGCAAAATGAAAGATGCAGCGATCGCTATTGCTAATAATAACGCTGGTATTACCCGTGGTGATTGCAGCAACTTAATGTCTGAAGTAGCTAGTTACTTTGATCGTGCAGCAGCAGCAGTTGCTTAATTTTGAATCGAATTTTCATCTGATCATCCATAATACATTTCCCGGAGAATTTTAACTATGAAGACCCCTCTAACCGAGGCTATTGCTGCTGCTGACTCTCGTGGCGCATACTTAGGCAACACCGAAATGCAGGCTATCTTTGGTCGCATGAGCCGCGCTCAAGCTGGCTTGAATGCTGCTAAAGCCTTCAACCAAAACGGTAAAAAATGGTCTGAAGCTGCGGCTAACCACGTTTACCAAAAATTCCCCTACACCACCCA
The window above is part of the Dolichospermum sp. DET69 genome. Proteins encoded here:
- a CDS encoding type II toxin-antitoxin system HicB family antitoxin, with protein sequence MKIKVIIHKEEAGYWAEVPAIPGCATQGDTFKELLQNIYEAVEGCLLVDVVPT
- a CDS encoding PIN domain-containing protein; this translates as MRKVFADSSILIAGAASRTGASRAVLTMAEIGLFQLVISEQVLLECERNIRKKLPDALPIFSQLIAAINPEIEPDPTLEESNRWVRIIEAKDAPILAAAVLAKVDRLLSLNTKDFTAEVGIESGLIIQTPAEFVREIREIVQRGL
- a CDS encoding HNH endonuclease — translated: MRKTVFFNIGWMKHYQGITTEDDIEGGGEFINDNKYGHEIFNFQAFNDYMYGYVQPGGTGNYLERKINIDRLDTAKQNLVHDVICVWVASNPDKNGTWVIGWYENSTVYRNYQQAPPNSNRIFKDTHLGYRVTAKVKDCVCLPIEKRNLQVPRSQQIKGGIGQSNIWYADSEEKDIIEFRQKVENFIQEYRNSDSIKLINIRQELDQDFFNTNIINLEDARKRVLRSIVCRQGQSQFRQKLLTAYKGRCAISGSDVEPALEAAHIIPYLGLHSNITSNGLLLRADIHTLFDLNLITIHPETMKVLVAPKLMKTQCRAFYQKTITLPENEADRPDKKAIEKHYTECDHLWQF
- a CDS encoding addiction module protein translates to MSLHPLLKFDISELSIAERIQLAEDLWDSILEQQEELPLSSAQQQELERRLENYEKNPTNGSSWEDVKKRYST
- a CDS encoding putative toxin-antitoxin system toxin component, PIN family, translated to MNRKQYLVLDTNILVSAVLSKTSKARQALDKAQDIGKILMSSSVLLEIEEVLFRPKFDKYVTTIERRFFLSNFLKTVEFVEVGEIINICRDPKDDKILALALNGKADYIITGDQDLLVLKLFESVQIITIDEFLNLFL
- a CDS encoding putative toxin-antitoxin system toxin component, PIN family; this translates as MDKMRFVIDTNILVSAILIKSSVPDVAFKKAKSLGIILFSDAIFQELQEILNRSKFDKYISMSIRTQFLAKFKLESEEIEIVQIIKECRDPKDDKFLEVAINGNATHIITGDKDLLELHPFRGVDIITATQFLGSFSDL
- a CDS encoding response regulator transcription factor; translation: MRILLVEDDIRLAETLAEALSDQLYVVDIAADGEVAWDCTKAINYDLLLLDVMLPEIDGITLCHRVRSHGHQMPILMITACDTISNKINGLDAGADDYIIKPVDLGELFARIRALLRRGNTSSTPILQWGDLQLNPSTYEVSYKNNFLHLTPKEYSLLELLLRNGRRVISRSVIIENLWTSETSPDEHTIKVHLRSVRQKLKAVGAPEDFIETMHGLGYRLKSPELLQSVLQEYK
- a CDS encoding arylsulfatase, whose protein sequence is MSLHEYKLGTTFPGVIGRTVDKSSPAWPEPLRAKENTPNVLFIVFDDTGFGQFGSYGSPIKTPNLDTLAANGLRYNNLHTTALCSPTRSCLLTGRNHHSNAMSCITEGSTGYPGGNGNIPFENGFLSEILLQKGYNTYSLGKWHLTPSDQLSAAGPYDRWPLGRGFERFYGFLGGETHQYYPDLVYDNHTVKPEKTPAEGYHLTEDLADKAISFIADAKQIAPDKPFFMYFCPGAMHAPHHVPKEWADAYAGQFDDGWEAYRKKVFARQQEMGIVPADAELSRHDPDVPHWDTLPAAEKRLYARMMEVYAGFLTHTDYHIGRLLDFLKSIGEFENTVIMVISDNGASSEGGPTGSVNENLFFNNVPESLEENLKALDKLGSAETFNHYAWGWTWAGNTPFRRWKRETYRGGISDPLIVHWSQGIEARGEIRTQYAHAIDLMPTVLELLEIEPPTTIKGVTQSAIEGVSFAHTFNHSTAPTKHLTQYFEMMGHRSLYYDGWRAVCPWPGPSFTEAGQFFGEAISAETLTDLDTHHWELYHVASDFAENHNIAADNRPKLIEMIATWYIEAGKYNVLPVDGRGVQRFAEERPQIAVNRSRYVYYPDTQAIPAGSAVRVLNRPHSITADVEIPPGGAEGILLAHGGNDSGYSFYVQSGKLHWVHNYVGRSLYHVESGSSVPAGRHQLRFEFKVTGQPDLAKGKGSPGRAQLYIDERLVGQIDVPVTTPLALGLTSGVTCGIAPGAPVTPDYEPPFKFTGKIYSVMVDVSGDLIQDREAEMRTIMARQ
- a CDS encoding phycocyanin subunit beta, with translation MLDAFSRVVEQSDRQGAYLTDDQINALSAIVADGNKRLDVVNRLTSNASAITANAYRALVAEQPNVFGPGGACFHHRNQAACIRDLGFILRYVTYSVATGDASTMDDRCLNGLRETYQALGTPGATVASGIGKMKDAAIAIANNNAGITRGDCSNLMSEVASYFDRAAAAVA